A genomic segment from Sulfuritalea hydrogenivorans sk43H encodes:
- a CDS encoding PAS domain-containing hybrid sensor histidine kinase/response regulator, translated as MQLTMRESPGMLARYTSITQRQTALKVVLIYAAFATAWILLSDEVLFTSTGNAAQIASISVLKGLGFVAITTLLLHFLLKNTWLRQASLLAEQSELLQLLVAQAPAAIAMFDRNMRYIAASRRWNEDYQLGDRYLTGLSHYEVFPEIGDAWKTVHQRALRGESVGSEEDRFVRGDGTVQYLKWQVLPWRAADGRIGGIVIMSEDITRRKQAEKALRDSEQHFRTLANSGSALIWTSGTDRLCDYFNEPWLRFTGRPMAQELGNGWLQGVHPADLDRCMRTYAAAFDMRQAFSMEYRLRHADGTYHWIRDDGNARYDSYGEFLGYIGFCVDITAQKETEKQLRQYLTVFQLAGWGMVITDAATNLIVQANPAFARIHGYDNEEMIGMPLIEAYAPEARAEVPAHTRLVHEKGHHVFETMHVRKDGSRFPARIDVTAYKDADGQVAFRAATVEDLTERHHMETRLRLWGEAFTHAEFGLAIADAKTNTFRAVSPAFAHQRGYLPEELIGQSVLTVFPEDARDRTRQLIAALDRTHHGVFESEHICKDGRRFPVLLDITVIHSADGTPLNRIAYALDITQRKQAERTLEEYQQHLEELVARRTQELSLAKEAAETANIAKAAFLANMSHEIRTPMNGIIGMANIMRREGVTPKQAQRLDTIDLSAQHMLAIINDILDISKIEAGKFLLEEGPVDIPRILEDVGSILFERAGAKGVRLSIETEPMQHHLYGDSMRLQQALLNFATNAVKFTEQGSVTLRTRVQGEDADSVCLRFEVQDTGIGIAAEVMPRLFSAFEQADNSMTRKYGGTGLGLAITRRLAELMGGEAGAVSTPGMGSTFWFSARLKKGAEPALKQAVTEADVEALIRQRYAGCRILVADDEPINREVAQMQLEAVGLRVDMAEDGAQAVSMAQETSYAAIFMDMQMPNVNGLEATQEIRRLPGYQRTPIIAMTANAFAEDKALCHEAGMTDFLVKPFDPDTLFSTLLHSLDRSGM; from the coding sequence TTGCAATTAACGATGCGGGAATCTCCTGGAATGCTGGCCAGATACACATCGATTACCCAGCGGCAAACTGCCTTGAAGGTGGTCCTCATCTATGCCGCGTTCGCGACTGCATGGATTCTGCTGTCCGACGAAGTGCTTTTCACCTCGACCGGGAATGCAGCACAGATTGCCTCCATCAGCGTGCTGAAGGGGCTGGGTTTTGTCGCGATCACGACCCTGCTGCTCCACTTTCTGCTCAAGAATACCTGGCTTCGCCAGGCTTCTTTGCTCGCCGAGCAATCGGAACTGTTGCAACTGCTCGTTGCGCAGGCTCCCGCCGCAATCGCCATGTTCGACCGCAACATGCGCTATATCGCCGCCAGCCGGCGCTGGAACGAGGACTACCAGCTGGGTGACCGCTATCTGACCGGGCTTTCCCACTATGAGGTATTTCCCGAGATCGGGGATGCCTGGAAGACCGTCCATCAACGGGCATTGCGTGGGGAGTCCGTCGGCAGCGAAGAGGACCGTTTTGTCCGCGGGGACGGAACGGTTCAGTATCTGAAATGGCAGGTCCTGCCGTGGCGCGCCGCCGACGGCAGGATCGGCGGCATCGTCATCATGTCGGAAGACATCACCCGCCGCAAACAGGCGGAAAAGGCGCTGCGTGACAGCGAGCAGCATTTCCGCACACTGGCCAACAGCGGATCGGCGCTGATCTGGACTTCTGGAACCGACAGACTTTGCGACTACTTCAACGAGCCGTGGCTGCGATTTACCGGGCGGCCCATGGCGCAGGAACTCGGCAATGGCTGGCTGCAAGGCGTCCATCCCGCGGACCTGGATCGTTGCATGCGGACGTATGCGGCGGCATTCGATATGCGCCAGGCCTTCAGCATGGAATACCGCCTGCGCCACGCCGACGGCACCTACCACTGGATCCGGGATGACGGGAATGCACGGTATGACAGCTACGGAGAGTTTCTCGGCTATATCGGATTCTGTGTCGATATCACCGCGCAAAAGGAAACCGAAAAGCAGCTTCGCCAGTACCTGACCGTCTTCCAGCTGGCCGGATGGGGCATGGTCATCACGGATGCCGCCACCAACCTGATCGTTCAGGCCAACCCCGCATTCGCCCGCATCCATGGCTATGACAATGAGGAAATGATCGGCATGCCGCTGATCGAGGCCTATGCCCCGGAAGCCAGGGCCGAGGTTCCCGCACACACCCGCCTGGTCCACGAAAAAGGGCACCATGTCTTCGAGACGATGCATGTGCGCAAGGATGGCTCGCGCTTTCCTGCACGTATTGACGTCACGGCCTACAAGGACGCCGATGGTCAGGTGGCATTCCGCGCAGCCACCGTTGAAGACCTCACCGAGCGCCATCACATGGAAACCCGATTGCGACTCTGGGGCGAGGCGTTCACCCATGCCGAGTTCGGCCTGGCCATTGCCGATGCAAAAACGAACACATTCCGCGCGGTCAGTCCGGCATTTGCGCACCAGCGTGGCTATCTTCCTGAAGAATTGATCGGGCAATCCGTTCTGACGGTATTTCCGGAAGACGCACGGGACCGGACACGGCAATTGATCGCAGCATTGGACCGGACGCATCACGGCGTCTTCGAATCCGAGCACATCTGCAAGGACGGCCGGCGCTTCCCGGTTCTCCTCGACATCACCGTCATCCACTCGGCGGATGGCACTCCGCTGAATCGCATTGCCTACGCGCTCGACATTACGCAGCGCAAACAAGCGGAACGCACGCTGGAAGAGTATCAACAGCACCTTGAGGAACTGGTGGCCCGGCGCACCCAGGAGCTGTCCCTCGCGAAGGAAGCCGCCGAGACGGCCAACATCGCGAAAGCGGCTTTCCTGGCCAACATGAGCCACGAGATTCGCACGCCGATGAACGGCATCATCGGCATGGCCAACATCATGCGCCGCGAAGGCGTCACACCCAAACAGGCACAACGCCTCGATACGATCGATCTCTCCGCGCAGCACATGCTCGCGATCATCAACGACATCCTTGATATTTCCAAGATCGAGGCAGGCAAGTTCCTGCTGGAAGAAGGCCCCGTCGATATCCCCCGCATTCTGGAGGATGTCGGCTCGATCCTTTTCGAACGCGCCGGGGCCAAGGGCGTCCGTCTGTCGATCGAGACCGAGCCCATGCAGCACCATCTGTATGGCGACTCCATGCGGCTGCAGCAGGCTCTGCTCAACTTCGCAACCAATGCCGTCAAATTTACCGAGCAAGGCTCGGTGACGCTGCGCACGCGCGTGCAGGGGGAAGACGCCGATTCGGTGTGCCTGCGTTTCGAGGTACAGGACACCGGCATCGGCATCGCAGCCGAGGTCATGCCCCGCCTATTCAGCGCCTTTGAGCAGGCCGACAACTCGATGACCCGCAAGTACGGTGGCACCGGCCTGGGACTGGCGATCACCCGCCGCCTTGCCGAATTGATGGGCGGCGAAGCAGGCGCCGTAAGCACGCCAGGCATGGGTAGCACCTTCTGGTTTTCCGCCAGACTGAAGAAGGGTGCAGAGCCGGCTTTGAAGCAGGCTGTAACGGAGGCCGATGTCGAAGCCCTGATCCGGCAGCGTTATGCCGGATGCCGGATTCTGGTTGCCGACGACGAGCCGATCAACAGGGAAGTGGCCCAGATGCAGCTTGAAGCGGTCGGGCTGCGGGTGGATATGGCCGAGGATGGCGCACAGGCCGTCTCCATGGCACAGGAAACGTCCTACGCAGCAATTTTCATGGACATGCAAATGCCGAACGTAAATGGACTGGAGGCGACGCAGGAAATACGTCGGCTTCCCGGCTATCAGCGAACACCGATTATCGCGATGACTGCCAATGCCTTTGCAGAAGACAAGGCACTCTGCCATGAAGCCGGAATGACCGATTTTCTGGTCAAACCCTTCGATCCCGATACCCTGTTTTCAACTTTGCTGCACTCGCTGGATCGAAGCGGGATGTAG
- a CDS encoding class I SAM-dependent rRNA methyltransferase, with translation MSEALLPLLAAALDARAELLPRLHAEQTDCYRLFHGSVEGHPGLTIDRYGDLLLVQCFHSPLPPEALAAVQSFYVGLLPELTLVYNDRSHANSRIGNPLPPDQLEAAMMPREVHEMGVTYRIAGRHAGQDPWLFLDLRAARRRVMQEAPGKSLLNLFAYTCGVGIAAAKAGARFVVNVDFADSSLAVGKENARLNDLPVRPRFVKCDAFAAMRQYAGIGQPERVRGKRMPPFPKLDAQTFDLVFLDPPRHAKSPFGVVDLINDYASVFKPALLCVAEGGTLICTNNVADVQRDAWLDGLQRSAAKAGRPIRDMEWIMPEADFPSADGQPPLKTALLRV, from the coding sequence ATGTCCGAAGCCCTCCTGCCCCTGCTCGCCGCCGCACTCGATGCGCGCGCGGAACTCCTGCCGCGCCTGCACGCCGAGCAGACAGATTGCTACCGCCTGTTCCACGGCAGCGTCGAGGGCCATCCCGGCCTGACCATCGATCGCTACGGCGATCTGCTGCTGGTGCAGTGTTTTCACAGCCCGCTGCCGCCGGAGGCGCTGGCCGCCGTGCAGAGCTTCTATGTCGGCTTGCTGCCGGAGCTGACGCTGGTCTACAACGACCGCAGCCACGCCAATTCGCGCATCGGTAATCCGCTGCCGCCGGACCAGCTCGAAGCGGCGATGATGCCGCGCGAAGTGCACGAGATGGGCGTCACCTATCGCATCGCCGGGCGCCACGCCGGGCAGGACCCGTGGCTGTTCCTCGACCTGCGCGCCGCGCGCCGGCGGGTGATGCAGGAGGCGCCGGGCAAATCGCTGCTGAACCTGTTCGCCTACACCTGTGGCGTCGGCATCGCGGCGGCCAAGGCCGGTGCGCGCTTCGTGGTCAATGTCGATTTCGCCGATTCCAGCCTTGCGGTCGGCAAGGAGAATGCGCGCCTGAACGATCTGCCGGTGCGCCCGCGCTTCGTCAAGTGCGACGCCTTCGCCGCGATGCGCCAGTACGCCGGGATCGGCCAACCCGAGCGCGTGCGCGGCAAGCGCATGCCGCCCTTTCCCAAACTCGACGCGCAGACCTTCGACCTGGTGTTCCTCGATCCGCCGCGCCATGCCAAGAGCCCCTTCGGCGTGGTCGACCTGATCAACGACTACGCCTCGGTGTTCAAGCCCGCCCTGCTGTGCGTTGCCGAGGGCGGCACGCTGATCTGCACCAACAACGTCGCCGATGTGCAGCGCGACGCCTGGCTTGATGGATTGCAGCGCAGCGCGGCCAAGGCCGGCCGGCCGATCCGCGACATGGAATGGATCATGCCGGAAGCCGACTTCCCGAGTGCCGACGGCCAGCCGCCGCTAAAAACAGCCCTGCTGCGGGTCTGA
- a CDS encoding thioredoxin family protein produces the protein MHSKHEPTATIFDVTEEDFDTAVVARSQQTPVLVDIGADWCAPCRVLSPLLERLTSNYDGAFLLANVDADENMRIAGKHKVRGFPTVIAYSRGVEIDRFHSAQTEGFLRKFIDGVIERHAAGE, from the coding sequence ATGCATTCGAAGCACGAACCCACGGCCACCATCTTCGACGTCACCGAAGAGGACTTCGACACGGCGGTGGTCGCCCGCTCGCAGCAAACACCTGTACTCGTCGACATCGGCGCCGACTGGTGCGCGCCGTGCCGGGTGCTGAGCCCGCTGCTGGAACGCCTGACGAGTAACTACGACGGCGCCTTCCTGCTGGCGAACGTCGACGCCGACGAAAACATGCGCATCGCCGGAAAGCACAAGGTGCGCGGCTTTCCGACCGTGATCGCCTACAGCCGGGGCGTCGAAATCGACCGCTTCCACAGCGCGCAAACCGAGGGTTTCCTGCGCAAATTCATCGACGGCGTGATCGAACGCCACGCAGCGGGGGAATAA
- a CDS encoding DEAD/DEAH box helicase: protein MTTSPDLNAAGFDTLGLAQPLLKALADVGYETPSPIQAACIPPLLAGHDLLGEAQTGTGKTAAFALPLLQKIDLKRAVPQALILTPTRELAIQVAEALQKYAHHMPGFHVLPIYGGQSMVVQLRALSRGTHVIVGTPGRVMDHLERKSLVLNNLSMLVLDEADEMLRMGFIDDVKWILEHTPAERQTALFSATMPDVIRRVAREHLREPKEIKIRSATSTVVTTSQSYCQTHTGQKLEALTRILEVEDDFDAAIIFVRTKTATVELADKLEARGYSVAALNGDLTQGLREQVIERLKAGTIDIVVATDVAARGLDVARISHVINYDVPYDTEAYVHRIGRTGRAGRTGRAILFLAPREMYMLKLIERATKQKITALTMPTPGEVANRRVAQFTQQVVDIIKSEKLDFFFDVVRRMEGEQDIAAREIAAALAWLATRERPLQMPGASDHAPREAAPVAVPPAPTFERKPARAKTDESAPAAESRRERPAKEGRSDTPVKQRSFAPGTLARYRIEIGRNQGVLPKEIVGAIANEAGIAGKDIGQINLFDDYSSVELPAGLSADLMDILRRIRVRQFALKTRVMEPGEFVDTRPPRRAPPARDSKKPDWKKPAGAKPEWKKRER, encoded by the coding sequence ATGACCACCTCCCCAGACCTAAATGCCGCCGGGTTCGATACCCTCGGGCTTGCCCAGCCATTGCTGAAGGCCCTCGCCGACGTCGGCTACGAAACCCCCTCGCCGATCCAGGCGGCCTGCATCCCGCCGCTGCTGGCCGGCCATGACCTGCTCGGCGAAGCCCAGACCGGCACCGGCAAGACCGCCGCCTTCGCCCTGCCGCTGCTGCAGAAGATCGACCTCAAGCGCGCCGTGCCGCAGGCCCTGATCCTGACGCCGACGCGCGAACTGGCGATCCAGGTCGCCGAAGCCTTGCAGAAATACGCCCACCACATGCCCGGCTTCCACGTGCTGCCGATCTACGGCGGCCAGAGCATGGTGGTGCAGTTGCGCGCGCTGTCGCGCGGGACGCACGTCATCGTCGGCACCCCCGGTCGCGTCATGGACCACCTGGAACGCAAGAGCCTGGTGCTCAACAATCTGTCGATGCTGGTGCTTGACGAAGCCGACGAGATGCTGCGCATGGGCTTCATCGACGACGTCAAGTGGATCCTCGAACACACGCCGGCCGAACGCCAGACCGCGCTGTTCTCGGCCACCATGCCCGACGTGATCCGCCGCGTGGCGCGCGAGCACCTGCGCGAGCCGAAGGAAATCAAGATCCGTTCGGCCACCTCCACCGTGGTCACCACCAGCCAGTCCTACTGCCAGACCCACACCGGGCAGAAGCTGGAAGCGCTGACGCGCATCCTCGAAGTGGAAGACGACTTCGACGCCGCCATCATTTTCGTGCGGACCAAGACCGCCACCGTCGAACTCGCCGACAAGCTGGAAGCGCGCGGCTATTCGGTCGCGGCGCTCAACGGCGACCTGACCCAGGGCCTGCGCGAACAGGTGATCGAACGCCTCAAGGCCGGCACCATCGACATCGTGGTCGCCACCGACGTCGCCGCGCGCGGCCTCGACGTGGCGCGCATCAGCCATGTCATCAACTACGACGTGCCCTACGACACCGAGGCCTACGTGCACCGCATCGGCCGCACCGGCCGCGCCGGCCGCACCGGCCGCGCCATCCTGTTCCTGGCGCCGCGCGAAATGTACATGCTCAAACTCATCGAGCGCGCCACCAAGCAAAAGATCACCGCCCTGACCATGCCGACCCCGGGCGAAGTGGCCAACCGCCGCGTCGCGCAGTTCACTCAGCAGGTGGTGGATATCATCAAGAGCGAGAAGCTGGACTTCTTCTTCGACGTGGTGCGCCGCATGGAAGGCGAACAGGACATCGCCGCCCGCGAAATCGCCGCCGCGCTGGCCTGGCTGGCGACGCGCGAGCGCCCGCTGCAGATGCCGGGCGCCAGCGACCATGCGCCGCGCGAGGCGGCTCCGGTCGCCGTCCCGCCAGCGCCGACTTTCGAACGCAAGCCAGCCAGGGCCAAAACGGATGAAAGCGCTCCGGCCGCCGAATCGCGCCGTGAGCGCCCGGCGAAGGAAGGCCGCAGCGACACCCCGGTCAAGCAGCGCAGCTTCGCGCCCGGCACGCTGGCGCGCTACCGCATCGAGATCGGCCGCAACCAGGGCGTGCTGCCCAAGGAGATCGTCGGCGCCATCGCCAACGAAGCGGGCATCGCCGGCAAGGATATCGGCCAGATCAACCTGTTCGACGACTACAGTTCGGTGGAACTTCCTGCCGGCCTGTCGGCCGACCTGATGGACATCCTGCGCCGCATCCGCGTGCGCCAGTTCGCGCTCAAGACGCGAGTCATGGAGCCGGGCGAGTTCGTCGACACCCGCCCGCCGCGCCGCGCACCGCCGGCCCGCGACAGCAAGAAGCCGGACTGGAAGAAGCCCGCCGGCGCCAAGCCGGAATGGAAGAAGCGGGAACGTTAA
- a CDS encoding gamma carbonic anhydrase family protein codes for MPIYSIGDRKPSLGTNAWIAPNATVIGDVQLGDNASIWWNAVLRGDNDTIRIGANSNIQDGSVLHADEGVPLTLGARVTVGHMVMLHGCTIGDESLIGIKSVILNKAVIGRHCIIGANSLIPEGKVIPDRSLVMGSPGKVVRQLTDEEVARLRLAAQGYVENARRYRAELKQED; via the coding sequence ATGCCCATCTACAGCATCGGCGACCGCAAACCCTCGCTGGGCACGAATGCCTGGATCGCCCCCAATGCCACGGTGATCGGCGACGTTCAACTTGGCGACAACGCCAGCATCTGGTGGAACGCCGTGCTGCGCGGCGACAACGACACCATCCGCATCGGCGCCAACAGCAACATCCAGGATGGTTCGGTGCTGCACGCCGACGAAGGCGTGCCGCTGACCCTCGGCGCCCGCGTCACCGTCGGCCACATGGTGATGCTGCACGGCTGCACCATCGGCGACGAGTCGCTGATCGGCATCAAGAGCGTGATCCTCAACAAGGCCGTGATCGGCCGCCATTGCATCATCGGCGCCAATTCCCTGATCCCCGAAGGCAAGGTGATCCCCGACCGTTCGCTGGTGATGGGTTCACCGGGCAAGGTAGTGCGCCAACTGACCGACGAGGAAGTGGCGCGGCTGCGGCTCGCCGCGCAGGGCTATGTGGAAAACGCCCGGCGCTACCGGGCGGAGCTGAAGCAGGAAGACTGA
- the ftsB gene encoding cell division protein FtsB, with translation MNWPTLVLVVLIALLQYPLWLGKGGWLRVWDYDRQLQAQREVNQKLEQRNAGLDAEVRDLKSGYEAIEERARYELGMIKDGEVFVQVPQKMMLAPSSEPVAKPAAKPAVVPR, from the coding sequence ATGAACTGGCCGACGCTGGTGCTGGTCGTCCTCATCGCCCTGCTGCAATATCCGTTGTGGCTGGGCAAGGGCGGCTGGCTTCGCGTCTGGGACTATGACCGCCAGCTGCAGGCGCAGCGCGAGGTCAATCAGAAACTGGAACAGCGCAATGCCGGGCTGGATGCCGAAGTGCGCGACCTCAAGTCGGGCTACGAAGCCATCGAAGAGCGTGCCCGCTATGAGCTGGGAATGATCAAGGACGGCGAGGTGTTCGTCCAGGTGCCGCAGAAGATGATGCTGGCGCCTTCATCGGAGCCGGTCGCCAAGCCGGCGGCCAAACCTGCGGTGGTGCCGCGCTGA
- the eno gene encoding phosphopyruvate hydratase — MSAIVDVVAREILDSRGNPTVEADVLLESGVMGRAAVPSGASTGSREAIELRDGDAARYLGKGVVQAVENVNTEISEAIIGLDAEEQAFVDMAMNELDGTDNKSRLGANAILAVSMAVAKAAAEEAGLPLYRYFGGSGPMQMPVPMMNVINGGAHANNNLDIQEFMILPVGAASFREALRCGAEVFHHLKKLVDKKGYPTTVGDEGGFAPNVSGNDEAIEMILKAIETAGYTPGQDVVLGLDCASSEFYKNGRYILASEKLELTSEAFADYLATLADRYPIISIEDGMAEGDWDGWKLLTDKLGKRVQIVGDDLFVTNPKILKEGIQKGIANSILIKINQIGTLTETFAAVEMAKRAGYTNVISHRSGETEDSTIADIAVGLNAGQIKTGSLSRSDRIAKYNQLLRIEEDLGDTVSYPGLDAFYNIRK; from the coding sequence ATGAGTGCAATCGTTGATGTCGTCGCCCGCGAGATTCTCGACTCACGCGGCAATCCCACCGTCGAGGCCGACGTCCTGCTCGAATCGGGCGTAATGGGCCGCGCCGCTGTGCCATCCGGCGCCTCCACCGGCTCGCGCGAAGCCATCGAGCTGCGCGACGGCGATGCCGCCCGCTACCTGGGCAAGGGCGTGGTGCAGGCCGTCGAGAACGTCAATACCGAGATCTCCGAAGCCATCATCGGCCTCGATGCCGAAGAGCAGGCCTTCGTCGACATGGCGATGAACGAACTCGACGGCACCGACAACAAGTCTCGCCTCGGCGCCAACGCCATCCTCGCCGTGTCGATGGCGGTGGCCAAGGCGGCCGCCGAGGAAGCCGGCCTGCCGCTGTACCGCTATTTCGGCGGCTCCGGCCCGATGCAAATGCCGGTGCCGATGATGAACGTGATCAACGGCGGCGCGCACGCCAACAACAACCTCGACATCCAGGAGTTCATGATCCTGCCGGTGGGCGCGGCGAGCTTCCGCGAGGCACTGCGCTGCGGCGCCGAAGTCTTCCATCACCTGAAGAAGCTGGTGGACAAGAAGGGCTACCCGACCACGGTCGGCGACGAGGGCGGTTTCGCGCCGAACGTGTCGGGCAACGACGAAGCCATCGAAATGATCCTCAAGGCGATCGAGACCGCCGGCTACACGCCGGGCCAGGATGTGGTGCTCGGCCTCGACTGCGCCAGTTCCGAGTTCTACAAGAATGGCCGCTACATCCTTGCCTCGGAAAAGCTGGAACTGACCTCGGAAGCCTTCGCCGACTACCTGGCGACGCTGGCCGACCGCTATCCGATCATCAGCATCGAGGACGGCATGGCCGAAGGCGACTGGGACGGCTGGAAGCTGCTCACCGACAAGCTCGGCAAGCGCGTGCAGATCGTCGGCGACGATCTTTTCGTCACCAACCCGAAGATCCTCAAGGAAGGCATCCAAAAGGGCATCGCCAACTCGATCCTGATCAAGATCAACCAGATCGGCACCCTGACCGAAACCTTCGCCGCAGTCGAAATGGCCAAGCGCGCCGGCTACACCAACGTCATCTCGCATCGTTCGGGCGAAACCGAGGATTCGACCATCGCCGACATCGCCGTGGGCCTCAACGCCGGCCAGATCAAGACCGGTTCACTCAGCCGCTCGGATCGCATCGCCAAGTACAACCAGCTGCTGCGCATCGAGGAAGACCTCGGCGATACCGTGTCCTACCCCGGCCTCGACGCTTTCTACAACATCAGGAAATAG
- a CDS encoding DUF1330 domain-containing protein yields the protein MSKLAYLVVDARSSDPERMTEYRRLAQIAVEKHGGRYLVRGAPYETLEGTWQPQRLVVLEFPSMDAARGFYDSPEYLAAREARAGVSDFDMVLAEAY from the coding sequence ATGAGCAAACTCGCCTACCTGGTGGTCGATGCGCGTTCCAGCGATCCGGAGCGCATGACGGAATACCGGCGCCTGGCCCAGATCGCGGTCGAAAAACATGGCGGTCGCTATCTGGTGCGTGGCGCGCCCTACGAAACGCTGGAAGGGACCTGGCAGCCGCAGCGGCTGGTGGTGCTGGAATTTCCCAGCATGGATGCAGCACGGGGCTTTTACGACTCTCCCGAATACCTTGCAGCACGCGAGGCAAGAGCTGGCGTGTCGGATTTCGACATGGTCCTGGCCGAAGCTTACTGA
- the kdsA gene encoding 3-deoxy-8-phosphooctulonate synthase, whose amino-acid sequence MKLCGFDVGLDRPLFLIAGPCVIESREMALDTAGQLRDICRKLGLNFIYKSSYDKANRSSGKSFRGLGMEQGLDILADVKKQIGVPVLTDVHAEHEVAAVASVVDVLQTPAFLCRQTDFIQACAASGKPVNIKKGQFMAPGDMKQVVLKAKEANAGADSIMVCERGASFGYNNLVSDMRSLAIMRETGCPVVFDATHSVQLPGGQGDRSGGQREFVPVLARAAVAVGVSGLFMETHPDPAKALSDGPNAWPLPQMATLLEQLVELDALVKRKGMTA is encoded by the coding sequence GTGAAGCTCTGTGGTTTCGATGTCGGCCTCGACCGGCCGCTGTTCCTGATCGCCGGCCCCTGCGTGATCGAGTCGCGCGAGATGGCGCTCGATACCGCCGGGCAATTGCGCGACATCTGCCGCAAACTCGGTCTGAACTTCATCTACAAGTCGTCCTACGACAAGGCCAACCGCAGCTCCGGCAAGTCCTTCCGCGGCCTCGGCATGGAGCAGGGCCTGGACATCCTGGCCGACGTGAAGAAGCAGATCGGCGTGCCGGTGCTGACCGACGTGCATGCGGAACATGAAGTGGCCGCCGTCGCGTCCGTCGTCGATGTGCTGCAGACGCCGGCCTTCCTCTGCCGCCAGACCGATTTCATCCAGGCCTGCGCCGCATCGGGCAAGCCGGTGAATATCAAGAAGGGCCAGTTCATGGCGCCGGGCGACATGAAGCAGGTGGTGCTCAAGGCCAAGGAAGCGAATGCCGGGGCCGACAGCATCATGGTCTGCGAGCGCGGCGCGTCCTTCGGCTACAACAATCTGGTGTCCGACATGCGCAGCCTGGCGATCATGCGCGAGACGGGCTGCCCGGTGGTGTTCGACGCCACGCATTCGGTGCAACTGCCGGGCGGGCAGGGCGACCGCAGCGGCGGGCAGCGCGAGTTCGTCCCGGTGCTGGCGCGCGCGGCCGTCGCCGTTGGCGTTTCCGGCCTCTTCATGGAGACGCATCCCGATCCTGCCAAGGCGTTGTCGGACGGCCCCAATGCGTGGCCTCTGCCGCAGATGGCAACGCTGCTCGAACAACTGGTGGAACTGGACGCGCTGGTAAAACGTAAAGGAATGACGGCATGA